The following proteins are encoded in a genomic region of Mycobacterium sp. 155:
- the cobG gene encoding precorrin-3B synthase translates to MARTRDNDACPGALTVHQAADGALVRIRLAGGMITAAQLAALAEVAEQFGSPAMELTSRGNIQLRALTDTDAVAAALTDAGLLPSPTHERVRNIVASPLSGRSGGVADVRDLVGELDLAIQADPVLADLPSRFWFSLDDGRGDVSGLAADVGAHVLDPEVAALLLAGIDTGVRMAIADVVPTLVDVATRFAEIRGISWRITELDDTARLLAGLEISAPAGTRWSPTVRPPVGWIDQRDGRVALGAGVPLGVLQARTAQFLAAIEAPLVITPWRSVLVGDLDEGIADVSLRVLAPMGLIFDENSPWLDVSACTGSPGCAKSRADVRADAAEAANTPGTTHRHFVGCERACGSPPVGEVLVAGADGYHPRVRAREEHTDSGHP, encoded by the coding sequence ATGGCCCGAACCCGCGACAACGACGCCTGCCCCGGCGCACTTACAGTGCACCAGGCCGCTGACGGCGCCCTGGTGCGGATCCGGCTGGCCGGCGGCATGATCACCGCGGCCCAGCTCGCCGCCTTGGCCGAAGTAGCCGAGCAGTTCGGCTCCCCCGCAATGGAACTCACCTCGCGCGGCAATATTCAGCTGCGCGCCCTCACCGACACCGACGCGGTGGCGGCCGCGCTGACTGACGCCGGCCTGCTGCCCTCACCGACCCACGAGCGTGTGCGCAATATCGTGGCCTCCCCGTTGTCCGGGCGGTCCGGCGGCGTGGCCGATGTCCGCGACCTCGTCGGCGAGTTAGACCTCGCCATCCAGGCCGATCCGGTGCTCGCCGACCTGCCGAGCCGATTCTGGTTCAGCCTCGACGACGGCCGCGGCGATGTATCCGGACTGGCCGCCGATGTGGGAGCGCACGTGCTCGACCCCGAGGTCGCGGCCCTGCTGTTGGCCGGCATCGACACCGGCGTCCGAATGGCGATCGCCGACGTGGTGCCCACCCTCGTCGACGTGGCGACCCGATTCGCCGAGATTCGCGGAATATCTTGGCGGATAACCGAATTGGATGACACCGCGAGGCTACTGGCTGGTCTTGAGATCAGCGCACCGGCAGGGACGCGGTGGTCACCGACGGTTCGGCCGCCGGTCGGTTGGATCGATCAGCGTGACGGCCGCGTCGCTCTCGGCGCGGGCGTGCCGCTCGGGGTGTTGCAGGCGCGCACGGCGCAGTTCCTGGCCGCCATCGAGGCGCCGCTGGTGATCACACCGTGGCGCTCGGTGCTCGTGGGTGACCTCGACGAAGGTATAGCGGATGTATCGCTGCGCGTGCTGGCGCCCATGGGGTTGATCTTCGATGAGAATTCCCCGTGGCTGGACGTCAGCGCATGCACCGGAAGCCCGGGGTGCGCCAAATCCCGTGCCGATGTGCGGGCCGACGCCGCTGAGGCCGCCAACACCCCCGGCACCACCCACCGGCATTTCGTGGGCTGTGAGCGCGCCTGCGGCAGCCCGCCTGTCGGTGAAGTGCTGGTGGCGGGCGCAGACGGGTATCACCCGCGGGTGCGCGCACGCGAGGAGCACACAGATTCCGGCCACCCGTAG
- a CDS encoding Xaa-Pro peptidase family protein — protein MTLSRFSTDVYAHRLSAAAAAAAEAGLAGLVITPGYDLRYLVGSRAQTFERLTALVLPAEGEEPTVVVPRLELASLKDSAIPELAVAVRDWVDGENPYRMVVDALGGSAAAVTDAMPALHLLPLTELLGVVPVLATDVLRRLRMIKDAAEIDALRKAGAAIDRVHARVPEFLVPGRTEADVAADIAEAIVAEGHSEVAFIIVGSGPNGADPHHECSDRELRAGDIVVVDIGGPYQPGYNSDCTRTYSIGEPDPEIARRYGVLQRAQRAAVDAARPGVTAEQVDAVARGVLAAEGLAEAFVHRTGHGIGLSVHEEPYIVAGNDLPLEPGMAFSVEPGVYFPGQWGARIEDIVVVTADGVESVNNRPHELIVVPAG, from the coding sequence ATGACCCTCAGCCGATTCAGCACCGACGTCTACGCCCACCGGCTTTCCGCTGCGGCCGCCGCTGCGGCGGAGGCGGGTTTGGCCGGCCTGGTCATCACACCTGGTTACGACCTGCGCTACCTGGTCGGCTCGCGGGCACAGACCTTCGAACGGTTGACCGCGCTGGTGCTGCCGGCCGAGGGGGAGGAGCCGACCGTCGTGGTACCGCGCTTGGAGCTGGCCTCGCTCAAGGACTCGGCCATTCCCGAACTGGCTGTGGCGGTACGGGATTGGGTCGATGGCGAGAATCCTTACCGGATGGTCGTCGATGCGCTCGGCGGATCGGCCGCCGCGGTCACCGATGCCATGCCGGCGCTGCACCTGCTGCCGCTGACCGAATTGCTCGGAGTGGTGCCAGTGCTGGCCACCGACGTGCTGCGCCGATTGCGAATGATCAAGGACGCCGCCGAGATCGACGCGCTGCGCAAGGCCGGGGCGGCCATCGACCGAGTGCACGCCCGGGTACCTGAGTTCCTGGTGCCCGGCCGCACTGAGGCCGACGTGGCCGCTGACATCGCTGAAGCCATTGTCGCCGAGGGACATTCGGAGGTGGCCTTCATCATCGTCGGTTCCGGGCCCAATGGCGCCGATCCGCATCACGAATGCTCGGACCGTGAACTGCGGGCCGGTGACATCGTCGTCGTCGATATCGGCGGACCGTACCAGCCGGGCTACAACTCCGACTGCACCCGTACCTACAGCATCGGCGAACCGGATCCGGAGATCGCGCGCCGCTACGGTGTGCTGCAGCGCGCGCAGCGGGCTGCCGTCGACGCGGCGCGGCCCGGCGTCACCGCCGAGCAGGTCGACGCGGTCGCGCGCGGCGTGCTCGCCGCCGAAGGCCTAGCCGAGGCCTTCGTGCACCGCACCGGGCACGGCATCGGGTTGTCGGTGCACGAAGAGCCTTACATCGTGGCCGGCAACGACCTCCCGCTCGAACCCGGCATGGCGTTCAGCGTCGAACCGGGTGTGTACTTCCCGGGGCAGTGGGGCGCCCGAATCGAGGACATCGTGGTTGTCACGGCTGACGGGGTGGAATCGGTCAACAACCGACCGCACGAGTTGATCGTGGTGCCGGCCGGTTGA
- the cobM gene encoding precorrin-4 C(11)-methyltransferase — translation MTVYFIGAGPGAADLITVRGQRLLSDCPVCLYAGSIMPDDLLALCPPDARVIDTGPLNLDQIVDELVAADRAGLNVARLHSGDPSLYSALAEQCRRLDTLGVSYEIVPGVPAFAAAAAALGRELTVPGVAQTVTLSRVATLSTAMPAGEDLRTLSTPGATLVLHLAAAQIDHIVPQLLEGGYGLQTPCAVVAFASWPEEIVLRGTLADISEKMHAAEVTRTAVIVVGDVLAAEGFSDSYLYSSDRRRGSRH, via the coding sequence GTGACGGTCTATTTCATCGGGGCCGGTCCCGGTGCGGCCGACCTGATCACGGTGCGCGGCCAGCGATTGCTGAGTGATTGTCCGGTATGCCTGTACGCCGGATCGATCATGCCTGACGACCTGCTCGCCCTGTGTCCACCGGACGCCCGTGTCATCGACACCGGTCCGCTGAACCTGGACCAGATCGTCGACGAGTTGGTGGCCGCTGACCGTGCCGGTCTGAACGTGGCTCGGCTGCACTCCGGCGACCCGTCGCTCTACAGCGCGCTGGCCGAGCAGTGTCGCAGGCTCGACACGCTCGGCGTGAGCTATGAAATCGTGCCGGGGGTACCGGCATTCGCCGCTGCTGCCGCGGCGTTGGGTCGTGAGCTCACGGTCCCCGGGGTCGCGCAGACGGTCACGCTGAGCCGGGTGGCGACACTGTCGACGGCGATGCCCGCCGGCGAGGACTTGCGCACCCTGTCCACGCCGGGCGCGACGCTGGTGCTGCACTTGGCCGCTGCGCAGATCGACCACATCGTGCCGCAACTCCTCGAAGGCGGGTACGGTCTGCAAACCCCTTGCGCGGTGGTGGCATTCGCCAGCTGGCCGGAGGAGATCGTGTTGCGCGGCACGCTGGCCGACATCTCCGAGAAGATGCACGCCGCCGAGGTCACCCGCACCGCGGTGATCGTGGTCGGCGATGTGCTTGCCGCCGAAGGGTTCTCCGACAGCTACCTCTACTCGTCGGATCGCCGCCGGGGGAGCAGGCACTAG
- a CDS encoding SDR family NAD(P)-dependent oxidoreductase: protein MNDTADPDPRVVVIFGGRSEIGVELAARLAPAATVVLAARGADRLGDEVAAVRAAGAAAVHTCEFDADDVAGHAGLIDAIEARHGLIDTAVLAFGVLGDQARAETDTAHAVAVVYTDYVAQVSLLTELARRMRAAGRGRLVVFSSIAGARVRRANYVYGSAKAGLDGFACGLSDALHGTGVRLLIVRPGFVIGRMTEGMDPAPFSSTPAQVAEATAAALADGKRAVWVPWVIRPMIFVTRFVPGPIWRRMPR, encoded by the coding sequence GTGAACGACACGGCAGATCCCGACCCGCGTGTTGTGGTCATCTTCGGAGGCCGTAGCGAGATCGGTGTAGAACTGGCCGCTCGGCTCGCCCCGGCCGCGACGGTGGTGCTCGCGGCCCGTGGAGCCGACCGGCTTGGCGACGAGGTCGCGGCAGTGCGGGCCGCCGGCGCCGCGGCTGTGCACACGTGCGAGTTCGACGCCGACGACGTGGCCGGACACGCAGGGCTGATCGATGCCATCGAAGCCCGGCACGGATTGATCGACACCGCGGTGCTGGCCTTCGGCGTGCTCGGTGATCAGGCCCGCGCAGAGACCGATACCGCACACGCGGTGGCCGTCGTGTACACCGACTACGTCGCCCAGGTGAGCTTGCTGACCGAGCTTGCCCGGCGCATGCGAGCCGCGGGCCGGGGCCGGCTGGTGGTGTTCTCCTCGATCGCCGGGGCGCGGGTGCGCCGGGCCAACTACGTCTACGGCTCGGCCAAGGCCGGCCTGGACGGTTTCGCTTGCGGCCTCAGCGATGCTCTACACGGCACCGGGGTGCGGCTGCTCATCGTGCGCCCCGGCTTCGTGATCGGGCGGATGACCGAGGGCATGGATCCGGCACCGTTCTCCAGCACCCCGGCGCAGGTGGCCGAGGCAACCGCGGCGGCGCTGGCCGACGGCAAGCGGGCGGTGTGGGTGCCGTGGGTGATCCGGCCCATGATCTTTGTGACGCGGTTTGTGCCTGGCCCGATCTGGCGCAGGATGCCGAGGTGA
- a CDS encoding cobalt-precorrin-6A reductase, translating to MRLLLLGGTGEARALAAALHPDVELISSLAGRVPDPALPVGPVRIGGFGGVDGMRNWLRDERIDAVVDATHPFAATITAHAAQVCAELGLPHLVLARPAWQAGDAIVVASDADAAKTVTDNSYSRVFLTTGRSGTAAFHGVDAWFLIRAVTEPEPASLPERHQLLLSRGPYHYEGELALLTEHRIDALVTKNSGGAMTEPKLRAADEAGVAVIMVDRPPLPAGVHAVATVDEASDWVRAWVGAR from the coding sequence GTGAGGCTTCTGCTCCTCGGCGGCACCGGCGAGGCCCGTGCGCTAGCCGCGGCCCTGCATCCCGATGTCGAGCTGATCAGTTCACTGGCCGGGCGGGTGCCAGACCCCGCGCTGCCGGTGGGCCCGGTCCGGATCGGAGGCTTCGGCGGCGTTGACGGGATGCGGAACTGGCTGCGCGACGAGCGGATCGACGCCGTCGTCGACGCCACGCATCCGTTCGCTGCAACCATCACTGCGCACGCCGCGCAGGTGTGCGCCGAACTCGGGTTGCCCCATCTGGTGCTGGCACGTCCCGCCTGGCAAGCCGGTGACGCGATCGTGGTGGCATCTGATGCAGATGCTGCGAAAACCGTTACAGACAACAGTTATTCACGCGTCTTTCTCACCACCGGGCGGTCGGGAACCGCAGCCTTCCATGGCGTGGACGCCTGGTTCCTGATCCGGGCCGTCACCGAACCGGAGCCTGCGAGCCTGCCGGAACGTCATCAGTTGTTGTTGTCGCGCGGCCCGTATCACTACGAGGGGGAGCTGGCCCTGCTCACCGAACATCGCATCGATGCGCTGGTCACGAAGAACAGTGGCGGTGCCATGACCGAGCCGAAGCTGCGGGCCGCGGACGAGGCGGGGGTGGCGGTGATCATGGTGGACCGACCGCCCTTGCCGGCCGGGGTCCACGCCGTGGCCACCGTCGACGAGGCCTCGGACTGGGTCAGAGCCTGGGTCGGGGCGCGCTGA
- a CDS encoding bifunctional cobalt-precorrin-7 (C(5))-methyltransferase/cobalt-precorrin-6B (C(15))-methyltransferase → MRIIVVGIGADGMAGLAPTVRAELARATVIHGSKRQLDLLDGTVCAARRVWPSPMLPALRTLLDGADGDVHVVASGDPLLHGVGSVLIRMYGADTVTVLPHVSSVTLACSRVGWSVQDTEIVSLVTAEPHTAVRRGGQAVVLSRDSSSPAALAKLLTDTGRGDSELTVLEQLGGPRELRRSATAREWASRPPADVDALNVMAVRYLPDERRAHALPDDDFDHDGQLTKQSIRAVTLAALGPRPGELLWDVGSGSGSIAIEWCRSAPGCTAVAFERDPQRRNRIGGNVTAFGVRVEVRGAVPEALDGVPEPSAVFIGGGVTQPGLLQVCFDRLPAGGRLVVNAITVESESVVAQWYSKEGGELRRYQHYQGGAVGGFTGWRPALPVTQWSVVKP, encoded by the coding sequence GTGAGGATCATCGTGGTCGGCATCGGGGCCGACGGCATGGCCGGACTGGCGCCCACGGTCCGCGCCGAATTGGCCAGGGCCACAGTCATCCACGGATCGAAGCGGCAACTCGACCTGCTCGATGGCACCGTCTGCGCGGCCCGGCGCGTGTGGCCGTCGCCGATGCTGCCCGCGTTGCGCACCCTGCTCGACGGTGCGGACGGCGACGTGCACGTGGTCGCCAGCGGGGACCCGCTGCTGCACGGGGTGGGCAGCGTGCTGATTCGGATGTACGGCGCCGATACGGTCACCGTGCTGCCGCACGTATCGTCGGTGACCCTGGCGTGTTCGCGGGTCGGCTGGTCGGTGCAGGACACCGAGATCGTCAGTCTGGTCACCGCCGAGCCGCATACGGCCGTGCGCCGCGGTGGCCAGGCCGTGGTGTTGTCTCGCGACAGCTCGAGCCCGGCCGCGTTGGCGAAACTGCTGACCGACACCGGCCGCGGGGATTCGGAGCTGACGGTGCTGGAGCAACTCGGCGGCCCGAGGGAACTGCGTCGCTCGGCGACGGCGCGAGAGTGGGCATCGCGCCCGCCGGCCGATGTCGACGCGCTCAACGTCATGGCCGTGCGGTACCTGCCCGACGAGCGGCGTGCGCACGCGCTGCCCGATGACGATTTCGACCACGACGGGCAGTTGACCAAGCAGTCCATCCGGGCCGTTACGCTCGCCGCGCTTGGGCCACGGCCGGGGGAGCTGTTGTGGGATGTCGGTTCGGGATCGGGCAGTATCGCGATCGAATGGTGCCGCAGCGCGCCCGGCTGTACGGCAGTTGCGTTCGAACGTGATCCGCAGCGTCGCAACCGGATTGGTGGCAACGTCACGGCCTTCGGGGTGCGGGTCGAGGTGCGGGGTGCGGTACCCGAAGCGCTGGACGGTGTTCCCGAGCCGTCCGCGGTGTTCATCGGCGGTGGCGTCACCCAGCCGGGCCTGCTGCAGGTCTGTTTCGACCGATTGCCGGCCGGCGGGCGGCTGGTGGTCAACGCCATCACGGTGGAATCAGAATCGGTTGTGGCACAGTGGTATTCGAAAGAAGGTGGCGAGCTGCGGCGCTATCAGCACTACCAGGGCGGCGCGGTGGGCGGGTTCACCGGCTGGCGGCCGGCGCTGCCGGTCACGCAGTGGTCGGTGGTCAAGCCGTGA
- a CDS encoding precorrin-2 C(20)-methyltransferase, producing MTTTGTLYGVGLGPGDPELVTVKAARLIGEADVVAYHSARHGHSIARGIAERYLRPGQVEEHLVYPVTTETTDHPGGYAGAMEDFYAESAERIATHLDAGRNVALLAEGDPLFYSSYMHLHTRLTERFEAVIVPGVTSVSAASAATGTPLVQGDEVLTILPGTLPAEELKRRLSDTDAAVVLKLGRSYTTVREALSSTGRLDEAYYVERASTDRQRVAPAAEIDSANVPYFSLAMITGGRADATPAAGSVVVVGLGPGDSDWMTPQSRRELAAATDLIGYGPYLDRVGIRAGQRHHPSDNTDEPARAQLACELAQQGRTVAVVSSGDPGVFAMATAVLEEAKQWPGVEVRVIPAMTAAQAVASRAGAPLGHDYAVISLSDRLKPWDVIAQRLTAAAKADLVLAIYNPASKTRTWQVGAMRELLLRHRDPSTPVIIGRAVSGARPSTDESVRVVRLVDLDPAEVDMRCLLIIGSSQTQWYSDQNRDRVFTPRRYPS from the coding sequence ATGACAACGACGGGAACCCTCTACGGCGTCGGGTTGGGCCCCGGTGACCCGGAACTGGTGACGGTCAAGGCCGCACGATTGATCGGCGAGGCCGACGTCGTCGCGTACCACAGCGCCCGGCACGGACACAGCATCGCCAGGGGCATCGCCGAACGGTATCTGCGTCCCGGCCAGGTCGAAGAGCACCTCGTGTACCCGGTGACCACCGAGACCACCGACCATCCCGGCGGATACGCGGGCGCGATGGAGGACTTCTACGCCGAGTCCGCCGAGCGCATTGCGACGCACCTGGACGCCGGTCGCAACGTTGCCCTGCTGGCCGAGGGCGATCCGCTCTTCTACAGCTCGTACATGCACCTGCACACTCGGCTCACCGAGCGGTTCGAAGCCGTCATCGTGCCGGGTGTGACATCGGTCAGCGCGGCGTCGGCCGCCACCGGCACCCCCCTGGTGCAGGGCGATGAGGTGCTGACCATCCTGCCCGGCACCCTGCCCGCCGAGGAGCTCAAACGCCGGCTGTCCGACACCGACGCGGCCGTGGTCCTTAAACTCGGGCGTTCGTATACCACTGTGCGCGAGGCGCTTTCGTCGACCGGTCGACTCGATGAGGCGTACTACGTGGAGCGGGCCAGCACCGACCGACAGCGGGTGGCACCGGCCGCCGAGATCGACTCCGCGAACGTGCCGTACTTCTCGCTGGCCATGATCACCGGCGGAAGGGCCGACGCCACGCCGGCTGCGGGCAGCGTCGTGGTGGTCGGCCTCGGACCAGGCGACTCCGACTGGATGACCCCGCAGAGCCGGCGCGAGCTCGCCGCGGCCACCGACCTCATCGGGTATGGGCCGTATCTCGACCGAGTCGGCATCCGGGCCGGCCAGCGTCACCACCCCAGTGACAACACCGACGAACCCGCCCGTGCTCAGCTGGCGTGCGAGCTGGCTCAGCAGGGCCGCACCGTGGCGGTGGTCTCCTCCGGGGACCCCGGCGTGTTCGCGATGGCCACCGCGGTGCTGGAGGAGGCCAAGCAGTGGCCGGGTGTCGAGGTTCGGGTCATCCCCGCGATGACGGCAGCCCAAGCTGTCGCCAGCCGGGCCGGCGCGCCGCTCGGCCACGACTATGCGGTGATCTCGCTGTCCGATCGCCTCAAGCCGTGGGACGTGATCGCGCAGCGGTTGACCGCGGCGGCCAAAGCCGATCTGGTGCTGGCGATCTACAACCCCGCATCCAAGACGCGGACCTGGCAGGTCGGCGCGATGCGCGAGCTGTTGCTGCGGCACCGTGACCCGAGCACACCGGTGATCATCGGCCGGGCGGTATCCGGCGCACGGCCGAGTACAGATGAGAGCGTGCGGGTGGTGCGGTTGGTCGACCTCGACCCCGCCGAGGTCGACATGCGGTGCCTGCTGATCATCGGCTCGTCTCAGACCCAGTGGTACAGCGACCAGAACCGGGACCGGGTCTTCACCCCGCGGCGTTACCCGAGCTGA
- a CDS encoding precorrin-8X methylmutase codes for MLDYIRDAAEIYRQSFATIRDEADLARFPADVSRVVVRLIHTCGQVDVAEHVAFTADVVTRTQTALAAGAPVLCDSSMVAAGITRSRLPADNEVVSLVADPRAPELAARLGSTRSAAAVDLWADRLGGAVVAIGNAPTALFRLLELLDEGAPTPAAVLGGPVGFVGSAQSKQELIDRPRGMSYLVVTGRRGGSAMAAAAVNAIASERE; via the coding sequence GTGCTCGACTACATCCGCGACGCCGCCGAGATCTACCGGCAGTCGTTCGCGACGATCCGCGATGAGGCAGATCTGGCTCGTTTTCCCGCCGACGTCTCGCGTGTCGTGGTCCGGCTGATCCACACCTGTGGCCAGGTCGACGTCGCCGAGCATGTCGCGTTCACCGCAGATGTGGTCACCCGTACCCAAACCGCGTTGGCTGCGGGTGCGCCTGTGCTCTGCGATTCGTCGATGGTGGCGGCGGGCATCACCCGGTCCCGACTGCCCGCCGACAACGAGGTGGTGTCGCTGGTGGCCGACCCACGCGCGCCCGAACTGGCGGCCCGGCTGGGCAGTACCCGCTCCGCGGCCGCCGTCGACCTGTGGGCCGACCGCCTGGGTGGCGCGGTGGTGGCCATCGGCAATGCGCCGACTGCGCTGTTCCGGCTGCTCGAACTGCTCGACGAGGGCGCTCCGACACCCGCCGCGGTGCTCGGCGGTCCGGTCGGCTTCGTCGGATCCGCCCAGTCCAAGCAGGAACTGATCGACCGCCCACGGGGGATGTCCTACCTGGTGGTGACCGGTCGGCGCGGTGGCAGTGCGATGGCCGCCGCCGCCGTCAATGCGATTGCGAGTGAACGCGAATGA
- a CDS encoding F420-dependent biliverdin reductase yields MATSRGKATTKLTDDALAFLTERHLAMLTTLRSDNSPHVVAVGFTFDPKTHIARVITTGGSQKAINAHERGVAVLSQVDGARWLSLEGKSTVSTETDAVRDAELRYAQRYRTPRVNPRRVVIEVRVERVLGSSDLLDRSGE; encoded by the coding sequence ATGGCTACATCACGTGGCAAGGCAACCACCAAGCTCACCGACGATGCGCTGGCGTTTCTCACCGAGCGTCATCTGGCCATGCTGACCACGCTGCGGTCGGACAATTCACCCCACGTGGTGGCCGTCGGTTTCACCTTCGATCCCAAGACGCACATCGCGCGTGTCATCACTACCGGTGGTTCACAGAAGGCGATCAACGCCCACGAGCGCGGCGTCGCAGTGCTCAGCCAGGTCGACGGGGCCCGCTGGCTGTCCTTGGAGGGCAAGTCCACCGTCAGCACCGAGACCGACGCCGTGCGTGACGCCGAGCTGCGGTACGCGCAGCGCTACCGGACCCCCCGGGTCAACCCCCGCCGCGTTGTGATCGAGGTCCGTGTCGAGCGCGTGCTCGGCTCCTCGGATCTGCTGGACCGCAGCGGCGAATAA